The Megachile rotundata isolate GNS110a chromosome 4, iyMegRotu1, whole genome shotgun sequence region ATCTATGTTGCAATATTATTAGGAATGTGCGATATTCAATTTGAGCTCGAGTCGTGTCGGTTAAAGTCTGATGAGTTGTCCGACATAAACACAAATTCGACTAGCAcgattatttatgaatttgaaaactttaaaattcgaGTCAGTTCGATTTTATCCGAACATAATCGACTTTTCCCTACCCGACCCGACAGCTCAGCTACCCGCCACATTCGATTATCCTCATATCTCTAAATATTACTAAActgtatttttctattattacaGTATATAACGAATTTGTATTCGTCGTAACTTTTACAGAATCGTTCTCTGTGAACATAGAATGGGTACTGTGCTCTAGACATCTTTGCTTCAAAGGGTTGAAACGACGAAAAGCACGTTTGGCAGTACAAATTTAATACTCGATAGAATCCCGCATTATATGCTAGGACGTTTATGAGCTACATTGTAATCAAGATTAAAAGACAAGTCTGACAAGTGTTCgataaacaaaatgaaaaaaggAATCGTAcatgaatattaaatgaaatgaaaacaaaaattagGAGAAAATACAAAATCGTGCTAAGGTACTTCCTCGGAAGTGATCTTCGTGCTTTGAACGAAGGCAACTATCGTATGCGTGGTCACAGCGTGCGCGTGTGAATGTATGTGTGTATTTGTAACCCGCTCATGTGTATTATATCGTAAATATTGGataactttaatttttatatcgcATTTAGCGTTAAGACGCGTTCCTCTTTTGTACATTTGTGAAACGTGTAAAGACAAAGTTTCCGCTATTGcgattaacattattattagcataactattattatttttattattccgtACTATACAGTTAACAATTTTCATAGAGCAAGTATTTGTTAACGACGTTCGATTAAACTTAGCTTACTCGCAGCAAGACGATGTACTGCCAAAAAGAACCCTTAAAGTGCATAAATATACTGGAGGTTTATAAACTTTTACATCGAAAGTATTTATCGTCATCCCGTGGTATATTTTAACCAGTGACGTAACTAGGATCTTTGATCGGTGTGGTCCAGGTCATAGtaacatttggaaatatgaaaattcttaATATGGAATATATGAGCTATTATGAGTGAGGTCCATCCTGGTCCTTACCTAGTTACTTCaatgattttaacatttttttattttccctcTTTTCTTCTACTTTAACGCAAAGTATTTTACATTCAAGCACACTGTATTGTAACTAGACTTgctgttttattttacaaagcTATATTCTTTTAAGCAGGATGAAAATATACGACGACCTTGGAAGAATATATTGGCAATAAAAAACGTGTAATGAAATATCTGTCATTTTAATGGAAACTAATGTAAATCGACATTTCGATaagtttcgttttattttttcattttcaggtTTAAATATGACATTTACCGGCCTTAGTGGGTTTCAAAATACTAGATACTATTcgacagagaaagagatttACATAGAATTAGTTTCTTGGTTCAAAAACGAAGTTGGACAATTTCGAGCTGGAGGAGCCAGAGGTAGCTTGACGGGTGTCGCTGCTATGTTATCCCATAATCCAGGAAGTCGAGATCCGTCTGATCCATTGCATTGCATCCCTAATTAGCCACAATTTAGTTAGCGGAATGttgatgaataaatattaataaattaaaaaattatcaaccTAATGGAGCAGCCTCGTAAAGATCATGAAGAGCTTGTACACGGACTTTAGTCCACTCGATGCTTTTATAATTCGTAGAAATTCCTTCGTCCACACTGGTTGGCTGACTTTCCCATTCTTTCATATATCGGAAATACGTTCTCAAAGCGTCGTCACTTATCGCGCTCTTACAGACTTCTAGCCTAGCATTCGGATAATAATGTATGTAATTTACACACATTTCATCCGAGATGGCGAATCCACCCAGCGTAATATTTTTTCTGTCTATTGTGTTATACGTACAAGTCGTTATCAACGAATCACCCTGTAATTCATAAGACAATTCGTAGTAAATCATAAGCAACGTGAAGCATCAGATTCTTACAGGAAGGATGGTGACTGGTTTAGGCAAAAGTCGGATCTCTTGAAAATGAGTGGAATAATGATTATCGTAATTTAAAAGAGGCAATTCTTCTCCGTCCCTGATGTGTCGAGTTACAACTTTTGTTCCTGTTAAATGCGTATGAAGTTGGGAACCAAATATGTGAATACCCTGTTGAGGAAGACCGACGCCTGTGCACTCCTGTATGCAGTGACCCGACAAAGTGAATGCTTCCTACAAGAGTAATAATTTCAATTCAAGCTTCACTATAATTGTTTTATGCTCCATGTTACAATCATTTATTACTTGTTGCGGTGGAATTGCCATTTTATCAGTATACTCTAATCCCAGTTCGATCACTCCAGCGTCATATTTTCGAAGACTCTTTGTAAGAATAAAACGAATGCCTGAGGAATCGGTATGCCCATCCTGAAGCTCAGGATTGTTGTAATGCACTTCTAACATAACGTAAGGATTAAAATCCGGACCACCAATCGAGAGACCAGCTTCGTCTGGATAGACGAATGCATCTGCTCCCATTGCCCATGCTGCCAAAACTTTCTTACATATCTAGAAAAGATACATATGAAATGAAATAGTTTTAGAGATCTGGAATATCTACTGACAGTTTTTATTTCCAAATGATTTGAACCAAAGGTCcacataatttagaaataaatatcTTAACCGAATAATACCTGCGTCTTCTCTGGTCTATCAGTGCCGTCACACGGACCATTGTACATGGGGATTTCGAGATTCGCAGGTCCAGCACAATGGAAGACTTCCATATGATGTACCAAATGCTCATTGCCTGTTTGAATAACTGGGCCAAACTGAAGAATGTGATGTCTACGAATGAACAATTCGATTACAGTCTATCAATTATAATATGGTCACAGAATTAACTCACTTCTGAGCGAGAACGGCTGGCAATTTCTGAACACGGCACCAGTAAGTCGTTTCTTTATTCGGCACTTTCACTTGATCAGCCAGTATTTCAAAATGCCATGCGTTTGAAGGAAATGTTGGTTTTTTATGATGGACTCGAATCAATTCAGTCCTGGCCATACCGGAAGCTTCCGAGTCCGAGACTTGCAACCCAGCTAAAGAAGATAATGGTCCCACACCTTTCAGCCATACTAAATGCGTCGTGCCCctctaaaatttatttcatctcTTTAACtgcttaacaaaatattaacattaactGTTAATTCAATATACCTCCATAATGTAATCATTTTCATCGCAAGTATCAAACTTTCTAGAAAATGTGAACTTTATTACGTTTCCTTTTCTTCTCCACGCAAAGTTATCACAATCTTGCTGCGAATCCAGGTTTAACTTTCCCTCTTCATTCGCCCATGCATCCTGAAGTTATAAAACAAAATgtaatgtaaatatataaaaaatagagAGAATATAAATACCTGCAGCTGAATTTGACGGTGCCAGTCGACCCACAAGACGCAATAATCGGCCGGTTGCAATTCCCCATAGTTTGAGAAACCAATGGCAAACCAAGTATTGTCGGTACCTTTGTAATGAACTTCCGCGATTATGACTTCGCTCATAAAATCAACCCTGGTTCATTtcaaattatgattataatctttttgtttgaaaacaattattatatagtGAAAAAGGTACCTCCAATGAAAAGTAGCTGCCGAACCAAGTGGAACAGTATGAATGATGCTGTCTTCTGATGATTCTTCTTTGTCCTGATGATTGTGCAAAGATGTGCAGAATCCATTTTTTAAGAGTGCTAATATAATTAATAGGTATGCACCAAAAAACATTTTCGATTTTGCGAGTAACGATACTCGcagtttaaaaattacttaattttgtTCTGTGTATTTTTATAAGAGCATATGACTTTAGTTTCTGGATTAATACAAGTCTTTCGCTAACATTTTTATGATCCTTCACCATCCAGACGTTAATTTCTACTAAACGAATCTGAATGCGTCGGAAAGACGAAGACTTCGTACGAGACAGTTTTGCCGCCGCATCCTTGCGGCGCGCATGCGCGAAAGCGCCATCGCTTCAAAGCTGATTCTTcttgttaaaaaaaatgttaatcgcGATTTATGGAGAATATATGATTAATAAAgtgtttcaaaaaattataaaccGTGTGtgcaaattatttgttaattataattttgtggattttaaaTGTTCGAAGTTTAAGTATTGCTTCGGCATGCGCGGAACTAAATGTTCGAAAGTAAGTTTATCAAAGAACCTTTAATAGACAAAAGCAGAAGTCaggtaattttaataaatatcataTGTACAACTATCAAATATGCTTAATTTCATAgttagtatataaattatataatactaGCGTTAATATTCTAAGCCTCAACTTCATAAAATCCATCTTCCCACAATTACATTATTCTTGCTTAATCGATATCCGATTATCGAAGTCATCAGTTTCTAATAAACAGGAAATCATATCAGGTGAAATTATAAAACTCTTTAAGAACTCAAGCAGATAACCATTTATGATAAGAAAACGGTGCAGGAAATAAATGCGATAATTAAACatggttaaaaatttaatttcagtaaCAATGTATTAATGACTAATTAACTATATTCCTTTTTTTCAGTGACCTCTATAAGCATTTATTGAAAATGTGTCCTGATATGTATGCATCATTATACGCATTTTCTAGGTTGATAAAAGAAATTCCGAAGCCCGAGAAAATATCTTAATAATCAAATACCAGAGGGCGCAATATTGCATTCCAAAGACGCGCGTGCTTCTTGTCTCGACCGCAATCAAGAAATTCCGTGGCTCTTATTGCGCGCGCAATTTTCGACAAATGCTTTATTTAACGCGGGTGAATAATAACATTCATTTATTGGCACAACCAAGTAAGAACTGGTAAGGTTAAATActtttaaatccccaatttccaaatttgggaaAACTTCGGGAAACTGTGAGAACGGTTTTTGTCGActggaacgaaaaattttgacagtttcaaaagtgtgttgttcgccggagagatgacACCGCTAATTACATTTTCGtaagaattcaattaattttgattttattggTTAATGtactatatattaattatatgtttattaatattgattttatattgtTTGCAATATATTCCATGGGTCCAAAGATGCTAATTATGTCTCCAAACAGTTCGCACACTGTACTTGTCGATGATATAGGGATTGACATAAGAAtggcaacaaattttctttcaaatcgCCAACAACCATTCTCATATCTTCTTTTGCAAAAGgagattatttacaaaataataaataaatattttccataggtcttatgaaatttattgatgaaagaattttaattgaacATATATTGTTGACTGTAAgtacagtaaaaatattattacaaagttGAACTTTCAATAACCAGTGATAGATGGCGCCAAACCGCACTACATTAATGCATTCGATTAACGTATGATTCATTACACAATTGATGAAACTTTATTCCtactataataataatgtacaaaCATGTACAAACCAAgctataataatgaaatattattccTAACAAGTATTGTATAACCTCGTTTCCTTTATTTCTTTTTAGAATGAAGAACTCGCATAGACGAACCTGTAAATAGGCAGCAGCTTATTGTGCGTTAGTTCTTTCTGAATAAGGGGAAGAGTTGAGCAACCTTCGGCTCTCAGGATCAATGAATGCATCAGCCCCTTTTATGGCCAGTGGTCGGTCGTGCGAAACCCTATGGTCAGGCTGCTCTCACGAATTTACAAACGCATACCGACTATCAGGTAGATTCTAGTAGACCGTCCTACCCAGAAACCTTGACTTTCCGATAGCTTCTACATTTAACAGTTATGTAGAACTTATCTATGTACTATACAAAGAATTATGACAGGTTAGAAGTTTCTAACACTTTGAAAGTTAATATATGGTGGGCTAATAAAATAGCACACTTTAGTgtcatataacaataagtaAAATGAACTGAAATTAAATTAGTATTATGTTGGCCCTATTGAggttataaatatttagaacaTCCATCACGAACAATAGTATTTGGATTTTCTACTGTATTGGTTATAAGTAACATTCAAAAAGATATGGGACGTACATgtaattttgattatttaaaacataTGGTAGTTTCTTAATTGTTTCCAACAATGTGCGAACACGCCTGAAAGATAAGAgaatgatatatttattttactgaGAGTGTACTTAAGAATTATTGCAGGAAATATACCTCGGTTATCAATATTAACAGAAATCGTATATTGTATTGAACGTCGGGCAATCGCTGCTGATAAATGAAAAACCGTGTTCGAAGAAGTTTCTCTTTTTTACAATCGCAACATACACTTACAAATTATTTCAGTCCGTGTTAGACGATTATGCAATGTTGCGAAAGAATAGCGGcgaattataaaatatcattaaattatCCGTAACTATCCAGTTTATTCGCATGTTTGTTTCAAGGAAATAAGACagagaaatttattttcagatCTTTCACGGAAGATCGCGGACGGAGGAAAAGGAGCCAGTAAGTTGTGGATGCTGACGAGACTGGATTGaacttaattgaaaattttaatcgcTCGATAAACTAGAGGCGCCTAGGTTCTCATATTACGTAATTCACTCGTTAGATTGTTTCGACAAGCCTTGTCTTACAAACATGTACACACATGATTTGCGTTATATTGAAAAATCATGGGCGTCTTATCTTGTTATCGCATTTTACGGAATGTCACATTTCTCGGATAATAAAAGTGCCGACTTAATGAAAAAGACGCGAATGTTAGAGGATCGAGTTTCTCGAGTCGAAGGTCGAATATGGCTTCCGAATGATGAAAGGTTGATGACTTCTTATTCATATAGCTACTACTGACAGATTTAACGTTTTAAATAGTTTTAAATACGTATACACATCTAAATA contains the following coding sequences:
- the Tbh gene encoding tyramine beta hydroxylase — encoded protein: MFFGAYLLIILALLKNGFCTSLHNHQDKEESSEDSIIHTVPLGSAATFHWRVDFMSEVIIAEVHYKGTDNTWFAIGFSNYGELQPADYCVLWVDWHRQIQLQDAWANEEGKLNLDSQQDCDNFAWRRKGNVIKFTFSRKFDTCDENDYIMERGTTHLVWLKGVGPLSSLAGLQVSDSEASGMARTELIRVHHKKPTFPSNAWHFEILADQVKVPNKETTYWCRVQKLPAVLAQKHHILQFGPVIQTGNEHLVHHMEVFHCAGPANLEIPMYNGPCDGTDRPEKTQICKKVLAAWAMGADAFVYPDEAGLSIGGPDFNPYVMLEVHYNNPELQDGHTDSSGIRFILTKSLRKYDAGVIELGLEYTDKMAIPPQQEAFTLSGHCIQECTGVGLPQQGIHIFGSQLHTHLTGTKVVTRHIRDGEELPLLNYDNHYSTHFQEIRLLPKPVTILPGDSLITTCTYNTIDRKNITLGGFAISDEMCVNYIHYYPNARLEVCKSAISDDALRTYFRYMKEWESQPTSVDEGISTNYKSIEWTKVRVQALHDLYEAAPLGMQCNGSDGSRLPGLWDNIAATPVKLPLAPPARNCPTSFLNQETNSM